In one window of Acanthopagrus latus isolate v.2019 chromosome 15, fAcaLat1.1, whole genome shotgun sequence DNA:
- the synpo2la gene encoding synaptopodin 2-like protein — MVAEEVIITLSGGAPWGFRLQGGVEQQKPLQVAKVRKRSKACRAGLREADELVSINEQPCGTLSHAQAMDLIDSSPGILHIRVKRVPAGFQSVVLVTRAPSPRIDKEYRAALRAMSPTNPHHAPIREVHRSRSSLTSGLTSPPGSEAYYGETDSDADVAGYERQRRQKRRSPSNSTPGKPTGRASPEGGETSEMSGYDSAPDAHVFPSLLDGRGGNGAGEAGQPGVARREVIYKPPGPGMWSSQTSTETSSIISSADDQGPREGQEEDSGFLEPANVPLVSPERAKEALMLGSRSQLVPMVGPVNKPIDEELTTTYMEKAKQAKLNRGDTPQDKHVKEAKSKCRTIASLLTDAPNPHSKGVLMFKKRRQRSKKYTLTSFGSVDEDRCPDSQEEDGVFPGSESEFDEDGFSAVPDPTWDSDYLDMLEKRATAGTEGRADGAEDAPSPGLSDTAGKGAQLFEQQRKRAAEHAKKVEAAQQQTPAQSQVQEQPQMYHLHPDNTTDMQPQMQPNLQPQHMTPPGPTTVHQEFFQAQGPDTAHGISNGDLSYSAATTACMTSPPPVAPKTATATVTVLTRPAPPAETPLPELSASNVLNRTARPFTPGFISIRAATAPVTFRPPVTKTIQRPASAAVVPPPFSTASEININVTSVTSLPPSGPQPVFAPPPSVPQATMAPTAETPVTIHPPAISTSVEKMPSSPPISTFHHAPFVAMPQVSMPSMPLTPQAPIAPAPVPFASQIHGAADPASPVPPLQVPVAQPPQTQFSMAPVATVSVISQPEAIAPTPVPGQMGRTGILLEARRRGGKPKPMFTVPDVTKKSPNPDLLCMVQNLDERSTRYKHGQPLSETICDDTAEETSGEVSMGRAPPPVAPKPKVIHETPKFLQAGGKGAELFARRQSRMGMYVVDTPPETPYQQEVASHSAAQSHDSSNPPFPSQWKYSPNVRAPPPIGYNPLHAPSIPTGPQRDIGKPESRGRGGSQREGIKALDFMRRQPYQLNSAMFNYGGYGGSVANLSAMPSYQAQRQQQGDYTTMVGSSLTPPKQIPTKTARVFEVKRFSTPTPMSAPTLAPKVIAPRSATTLGERLTHSDMTSPPPAPLAPTPLFTPAPISAPTLASPPSQPAGLPSLPKFSATPIPNPVHHAVPTPYTPVSYNTGLQTAKQFQSAPELSILSSLPPLKSNPVQAPKPRFVATKGGIQPRVWRPGAM, encoded by the exons aTGGTTGCAGAGGAAGTGATAATAACATTGTCGGGTGGAGCGCCATGGGGCTTTCGTCTCCAGGGGGGTGTGGAGCAACAGAAACCACTCCAAGTGGCCAAG GTGCGTAAACGCAGCAAGGCATGCAGGGCTGGGTTGCGGGAGGCTGATGAGCTGGTATCTATCAATGAACAGCCATGTGGAACTCTATCTCATGCCCAGGCCATGGACCTCATCGACAGCTCCCCTGGGATTTTACACATCCGGGTCAAAAG GGTACCCGCTGGTTTTCAGTCCGTGGTGCTTGTGACTCGTGCCCCATCTCCCCGTATAGACAAAGAGTACCGTGCTGCTCTACGTGCCATGTCACCTACCAACCCCCACCATGCACCCATACGTGAGGTTCACCGCAGCCGTTCATCCCTGACCAGTGGCTTGACATCTCCACCTGGAAGTGAGGCTTACTATGGTGAGACTGACAGTGACGCAGATGTGGCGGGCTATGAGAGGCAGCGCCGTCAAAAACGCCGCAGCCCCAGCAACTCCACCCCAGGAAAACCAACAGGACGAGCCTCCCCTGAGGGAGGGGAAACGTCAGAGATGAGTGGCTATGACAGTGCTCCAGATGCACATGTTTTCCCTAGTTTGTTGGATGGACGTGGGGGAAATGGAGCTGGAGAAGCGGGGCAACCGGGGGTGGCACGGAGGGAGGTGATTTATAAGCCTCCTGGACCAGGAATGTGGTCCTCCCAGACATCAACTGAgacctcctccatcatctcctcaGCAGATGACCAGGGGCCAAGAGAAGGGCAAGAAGAGGATAGTGGCTTTCTAGAGCCAGCCAATGTGCCACTGGTTTCCCCTGAGAGGGCAAAGGAAGCCCTGATGCTTGGCTCTCGCAGCCAGCTTGTGCCCATGGTGGGTCCTGTGAATAAACCCATCGACGAGGAGCTTACAACTACCTACATGGAAAAGGCTAAGCAAGCTA AACTGAACCGGGGGGATACACCGCAAGACAAGCATGTAAAGGAAGCCAAAAGCAAGTGTCGAACAATTGCATCCCTATTGACAGATGCTCCCAACCCTCACTCAAAGGGCGTGTTGATGTTTAAGAAGAGGCGGCAGCGATCAAAGAAGTACACCCTCACCAGCTTTGGTAGTGTGGATGAAGATAGGTGTCCAGATTCACAAGAAGAAGATGGGGTATTCCCTGGCAGTGAATCAGAGTTTGATGAGGATGGCTTCTCGGCAGTTCCTGACCCAACTTGGGATAGTGACTACCTGGATATGCTGGAGAAGAGGGCAACTGCAGGCACTGAAGGTCGTGCAGATGGGGCAGAGGATGCTCCGAGTCCAGGGTTGAGTGACACTGCCGGTAAGGGTGCCCAGTTGTTTgagcaacagagaaaaagggCTGCTGAACATGCCAAGAAGGTAGAGGCAGCACAGCAACAGACTCCTGCACAGTCTCAAGTCCAGGAGCAGCCTCAAATGTATCACTTGCATCCAGACAATACAACAGACATGCAACCGCAGATGCAACCAAATCTCCAGCCTCAGCACATGACACCACCTGGTCCAACAACCGTACATCAAGAGTTTTTTCAGGCTCAAGGTCCAGATACAGCCCACGGAATTTCGAATGGGGACCTATCCTATTCTGCAGCTACTACAGCTTGCATGACGTCACCTCCACCTGTTGCACCCAAAACGGCCACTGCCACAGTAACTGTTCTGACTAGACCTGCACCACCAGCTGAAACACCATTACCAGAATTATCTGCTAGTAATGTTCTCAACAGAACAGCACGTCCTTTCACTCCTGGCTTTATCAGCATTCGAGCTGCAACTGCACCAGTAACGTTCCGACCACCTGTCACAAAGACAATCCAGCGTCCTGCTTCAGCAGCCGTTGTGCCACCGCCATTCTCCACTGCCTCTGaaattaacattaatgttaCATCAGTAACATCACTGCCACCCTCTGGTCCTCAGCCAGTGTTTGCCCCACCACCCTCTGTGCCTCAAGCGACAATGGCCCCAACAGCAGAAACTCCTGTTACTATTCACCCTCCAGCCATCTCTACCTCTGTAGAGAAAATGCCGTCGTCACCACCAATATCTACTTTTCATCATGCGCCATTTGTAGCCATGCCCCAAGTGAGTATGCCTTCAATGCCCTTGACTCCACAAGCACCAATAGCCCCTGCCCCAGTTCCTTTTGCATCTCAAATTCACGGTGCAGCTGACCCAGCTTCCCCAGTGCCTCCACTTCAGGTGCCAGTTGCTCAGCCCCCTCAAACTCAATTCTCTATGGCCCCTGTAGCTACAGTGTCAGTTATCTCCCAGCCAGAAGCTATAGCTCCAACCCCTGTTCCTGGTCAAATGGGTCGCACAGGAATCTTACTTGAGGCTCGACGCCGTGGAGGCAAACCAAAACCTATGTTCACTGTGCCAGATGTCACAAAGAAATCCCCAAATCCTGACCTACTGTGTATGGTGCAGAACCTGGATGAAAGGTCCACCCGATACAAACATGGCCAGCCGCTGTCTGAGACTATCTGTGATGATACAGCAGAGGAGACGAGTGGTGAGGTCAGCATGGGGAGGGCACCTCCTCCAGTGGCACCCAAGCCAAAGGTCATCCACGAGACCCCAAAGTTTCTTCAAGCAGGGGGCAAGGGGGCTGAGCTGTTTGCCCGCAGACAGAGCCGCATGGGTATGTACGTAGTGGACACTCCACCCGAGACCCCCTACCAGCAAGAAGTTGCCTCACACAGTGCAGCCCAATCCCACGACTCCTCAAATCCTCCCTTTCCTTCTCAGTGGAAATACTCCCCAAATGTCCGTGCCCCTCCACCCATTGGATACAACCCACTCCATGCTCCTTCTATCCCTACAGGTCCTCAAAGAGATATAGGGAAGCCAGAGAGCAGAGGTAGAGGAGGCTCTCAAAGAGAGGGCATTAAGGCTCTGGATTTCATGAGAAGGCAGCCCTACCAGCTCAACTCTGCCATGTTCAACTATGGGGGCTATGGGGGCAGTGTTGCCAATCTATCAGCCATGCCTTCTTACCAGGcccagaggcagcagcagggtgacTACACAACAATGGTGGGAAGCTCATTAACCCCACCCAAGCAAATCCCTACAAAAACAGCCCGTGTCTTTGAAGTCAAGCGCTTCTCCACACCCACACCCATGTCAGCACCGACTCTGGCTCCCAAAGTCATCGCACCCCGCTCAGCCACTACCCTCGGAGAACGTTTGACTCATTCCGACATGACCTCCCCACCTCCTGCTCCTTTAGCTCCAACCCCTCTCTTTACACCGGCACCAATCAGTGCCCCAACACTGGCCTCACCTCCCTCCCAACCAGCTGGACTGCCCAGCCTCCCAAAATTCAGTGCTACCCCTATTCCAAACCCTGTGCACCATGCAGTCCCTACACCTTACACTCCAGTATCATACAACACCGGGCTCCAGACAGCCAAGCAGTTCCAGAGCGCTCCTGAGCTCAGTATCCTTTCCTCTTTGCCCCCACTCAAGTCTAACCCTGTTCAGGCACCAAAACCACGTTTTGTTGCCACCAAGGGAGGCATCCAGCCCCGTGTCTGGAGGCCGGGGGCAATGTGA